One window of Thermosipho affectus genomic DNA carries:
- a CDS encoding aspartate kinase, whose protein sequence is MVVVQKYGGSSVADKDKILNVAKKIKARIEKGDKVIVIVSAMGKTTDNLINLAKSISNKPHPREMDMLLTTGEQVSIALLSIALNELGVKAKSFNAFQLNILTTHEHTKARIKDINSSKILKELKKNAAIIIAGFQGITESGDLTTLGRGGSDTTAVAVAGKLNVPCEIYSDVDGIYTCDPRIIPNAKKISYITYDDILELSSLGAKVLHSRAVELAKKYNVKLYCASSFSNKEGTWVVNKIPEWLEQPVVTGATIEKNQIKITLSNLPKNETLIERVFKVLSEKNINIDMISMYSDEKYYHLSFSILDDLKKIIIDAIKEIDSSLNITYQGPFDKVSVVGVGMKSSPGVAARFFKTISKINAKPELVTTSEIKISVLVLKEFSQILLNALADEFSLKE, encoded by the coding sequence ATGGTTGTTGTTCAAAAGTATGGAGGATCATCTGTTGCAGATAAAGATAAAATACTAAACGTTGCAAAAAAAATTAAAGCACGAATTGAAAAAGGTGATAAAGTTATAGTAATAGTTTCTGCAATGGGGAAGACCACTGATAATTTAATCAACCTAGCAAAATCTATAAGCAATAAACCGCATCCTAGAGAGATGGACATGCTTTTAACTACAGGGGAACAAGTTTCAATTGCTCTACTTTCAATTGCTTTGAATGAACTTGGAGTAAAAGCAAAATCTTTCAACGCTTTTCAACTTAACATCTTAACAACACATGAGCACACTAAAGCAAGAATTAAAGATATAAACTCTAGCAAAATACTAAAAGAACTTAAAAAAAATGCCGCTATTATAATAGCAGGTTTTCAAGGTATCACAGAAAGTGGTGATTTGACAACTCTCGGCAGAGGGGGTTCAGACACAACCGCAGTTGCAGTTGCGGGGAAATTAAATGTCCCTTGTGAAATATACAGCGACGTTGATGGAATTTATACATGTGATCCAAGAATCATACCAAATGCAAAAAAGATTTCTTACATAACCTACGACGATATTCTAGAACTATCTTCTCTAGGGGCAAAAGTTCTCCATTCAAGGGCAGTAGAACTTGCAAAAAAATACAATGTTAAATTATACTGTGCCTCTTCATTTTCAAACAAGGAGGGAACATGGGTGGTTAACAAAATTCCAGAATGGCTTGAACAACCCGTAGTAACAGGTGCAACAATTGAGAAAAATCAAATAAAAATTACACTAAGTAATTTGCCAAAAAATGAGACTCTCATAGAAAGAGTTTTTAAAGTCTTAAGTGAAAAAAATATTAACATAGATATGATATCCATGTATTCAGATGAAAAATATTACCATCTCTCATTCTCCATATTAGATGATTTAAAAAAAATTATAATAGACGCCATAAAAGAAATTGATAGTTCTCTAAATATAACCTATCAAGGACCCTTTGACAAAGTTTCAGTAGTAGGCGTAGGCATGAAATCCAGTCCAGGTGTTGCAGCAAGATTTTTCAAAACAATTTCAAAGATAAATGCAAAACCTGAATTGGTAACTACTTCGGAAATTAAAATATCCGTTCTAGTTCTAAAGGAATTTTCGCAAATTCTGTTAAATGCATTAGCAGATGAATTTTCACTAAAGGAGTGA
- a CDS encoding aspartate-alanine antiporter-like transporter: protein MLNPYLLLFLSIFFGMLLGNIKIKNFKLGTSGTLFSGLFFGWLFPHFVSSEKSFQNTFNIFFQFSLILFVTSIGLIASKEIKEILKKYGMKFLILSLTITFSGFLLTVTFILILKLNPYNLIGVFSGSLTSSPGLATALESVNHTSEVVFGYTVGYIPGVLAVIFSIYLIPSIFKIKISQQKKLPENKKEAKEKTFNLLSYSLVIAIGIIIGNIPLNLGFSTIKLGITGGLLISSLTLGSIGNIGKINFSFNTNLLKNIQNLGLVMFLSSIGLKSGYKVIENFNGYSLILMVISLIIALFSIFIGFFLGKYVFKLDWEILAGAITGGMTSTPGLGAALESTKSNLAVAGYGATYPFALLGMVVFNKILTLLTF from the coding sequence ATGCTAAATCCTTATCTTTTATTGTTTTTAAGCATTTTTTTCGGGATGTTGTTGGGAAACATAAAGATCAAAAATTTCAAATTAGGAACTTCTGGAACACTTTTTAGTGGTTTATTTTTTGGCTGGTTATTTCCACATTTTGTTTCTTCAGAAAAATCTTTTCAAAATACTTTTAACATTTTTTTTCAATTTTCTCTTATACTTTTTGTGACATCTATTGGCTTAATAGCATCAAAAGAAATAAAAGAAATATTAAAAAAATACGGCATGAAGTTTCTCATACTCTCACTTACAATAACTTTTTCAGGTTTCTTACTCACTGTTACATTTATTTTAATTCTAAAACTTAATCCATATAACCTAATAGGTGTATTTTCAGGAAGTCTCACAAGCTCACCTGGTCTTGCCACAGCTCTTGAAAGTGTGAATCACACAAGCGAAGTGGTATTTGGATATACAGTTGGTTATATACCAGGCGTACTTGCCGTTATTTTCTCCATATACTTAATACCATCAATCTTCAAAATAAAAATATCACAACAAAAAAAATTACCGGAAAACAAAAAAGAAGCAAAAGAAAAAACGTTCAACTTGTTATCATATTCTTTAGTTATTGCAATAGGAATTATTATAGGTAATATCCCATTAAATCTTGGCTTTTCAACTATAAAGTTGGGAATTACAGGTGGCCTATTAATATCTTCACTTACACTTGGTTCTATAGGAAATATTGGAAAAATAAATTTTTCTTTCAACACCAATCTTCTGAAAAATATTCAGAATCTTGGGCTTGTAATGTTTCTATCATCAATAGGCCTTAAATCAGGATACAAAGTAATTGAAAATTTTAATGGATATAGTTTGATCTTAATGGTTATATCATTAATAATAGCATTATTTTCTATATTCATCGGCTTTTTCCTGGGAAAATACGTATTTAAATTGGATTGGGAAATTTTAGCCGGTGCTATAACTGGTGGTATGACAAGTACTCCAGGACTTGGAGCAGCTCTAGAATCTACAAAAAGTAACCTAGCAGTTGCAGGATACGGTGCAACATATCCTTTCGCCTTATTGGGCATGGTTGTATTTAACAAAATATTAACATTATTAACATTTTAG
- a CDS encoding DegT/DnrJ/EryC1/StrS family aminotransferase: MKIPLSNAYIEKDDIEEVLNVLKSKRLALGPYMEKFENITKSYVKSKFAVAVSSGTAALHLILKSLNFKEKDTLLVPSFTFISSANVALYEKGKVHFVDIEGDTLNISPNALEEEIVKLKKTNNGKLFFMGVDIFGHPLDWDKIIKICEKHDVTIIEDSCEALGSEYKGKKCGTFGIAGTFAFYPNKQITTGEGGIIVTNDEKIARLAKAMRNQGRTSKKWLSHELLGYNYRLDEMSSALGYSQMKKIDKIIEMRNKVAQNYKKLLNFVETPTTKEYTTKMSWFVYVVKLPKEIDLNKVITFMKENGIETKNYFAPVHLQPLYKDLGWKEGMLPITESVSKRTLAIPFYSELTFEKQEKVAFYLKKAIELFT; the protein is encoded by the coding sequence ATGAAAATACCACTCTCAAATGCATACATTGAAAAAGACGATATAGAAGAAGTTTTAAACGTTTTAAAAAGCAAAAGACTTGCACTGGGGCCATATATGGAAAAGTTTGAAAACATCACTAAAAGCTACGTTAAAAGCAAATTTGCCGTCGCAGTAAGTAGTGGAACAGCCGCCTTGCATTTAATTTTAAAATCTCTAAATTTTAAAGAAAAGGATACACTTTTAGTTCCTTCCTTCACTTTTATCTCTTCTGCAAATGTAGCGTTATACGAAAAAGGAAAGGTCCATTTTGTTGATATAGAAGGCGATACATTAAATATCTCGCCAAATGCTCTAGAAGAGGAAATTGTAAAATTAAAAAAAACAAATAATGGCAAATTGTTTTTCATGGGAGTCGACATTTTTGGACATCCACTTGACTGGGATAAAATCATCAAAATATGTGAAAAACACGATGTAACAATAATAGAGGATTCTTGTGAAGCCTTGGGAAGTGAGTACAAAGGAAAAAAATGCGGTACCTTTGGAATAGCAGGTACTTTTGCTTTTTACCCAAATAAGCAAATTACAACTGGCGAAGGTGGAATTATTGTAACAAATGATGAAAAAATAGCAAGACTCGCGAAAGCCATGAGAAACCAAGGAAGGACTTCCAAAAAATGGCTTTCACATGAGTTATTGGGGTACAATTACAGATTAGACGAAATGTCCTCCGCATTGGGATATTCACAAATGAAAAAAATAGATAAAATCATAGAAATGCGCAACAAAGTTGCACAAAATTATAAAAAACTTCTTAATTTCGTTGAAACTCCAACAACAAAAGAATACACCACAAAGATGTCATGGTTCGTATATGTTGTAAAGCTTCCAAAAGAAATAGATTTAAACAAAGTTATTACATTTATGAAAGAAAATGGTATCGAAACGAAAAATTATTTTGCACCTGTACATCTTCAACCACTCTACAAAGATTTAGGTTGGAAAGAAGGAATGCTCCCAATAACGGAAAGTGTATCAAAAAGAACGCTTGCTATTCCCTTTTACAGTGAATTAACCTTTGAAAAACAAGAAAAAGTTGCATTTTATCTAAAAAAAGCTATAGAATTATTCACCTAA
- the dapA gene encoding 4-hydroxy-tetrahydrodipicolinate synthase — protein sequence MFSGIGTAIITPFENGVIDFKALEKLLKTQSNIDAIVLLGTTGEAPNISIEERNKLISFVKNFYPNKPLVVGAGTNSLTHTLKLIKNAEKNGADALLIVTPYYNKPTQEGLYHYYKYISEHTDLEIIIYNVPSRTGVNILPETIYNLANDCKNIVALKEANSSFDQINKVMLLKNENFKVFSGNDDTSFQFLVSGGDGVISVASNIIPNQMVEMFKLIKTGEIKKARELFYRYYPLFKALFVETNPIPVKLTLSLMGLIKNELRLPLYPAKEESRKILEKTLRECNLI from the coding sequence ATGTTTAGTGGAATCGGAACTGCTATTATTACACCATTTGAAAATGGTGTAATAGACTTTAAAGCACTTGAAAAACTTCTTAAAACTCAAAGCAACATTGATGCCATTGTGTTACTGGGAACAACGGGTGAAGCTCCAAACATATCAATAGAAGAGAGAAATAAGTTAATCTCCTTTGTTAAAAACTTTTATCCAAATAAACCATTAGTGGTTGGAGCTGGGACAAACAGTTTAACTCACACCTTGAAATTGATTAAAAATGCCGAAAAAAATGGTGCAGATGCATTACTTATTGTCACACCTTACTACAACAAACCCACTCAAGAAGGATTATATCACTATTACAAATATATCTCAGAACATACAGATTTAGAAATAATAATATACAACGTGCCCAGTAGAACAGGTGTAAATATTTTACCTGAAACAATATACAATCTTGCAAATGATTGTAAGAATATTGTCGCACTGAAAGAAGCAAATTCATCTTTTGATCAAATTAACAAAGTGATGCTTCTTAAAAACGAAAACTTTAAGGTGTTTTCCGGTAATGATGACACATCATTCCAATTTCTAGTAAGTGGTGGTGATGGTGTCATATCTGTTGCATCAAATATTATTCCAAATCAAATGGTGGAAATGTTTAAATTAATTAAAACAGGAGAAATAAAAAAAGCAAGAGAATTGTTCTACAGATACTATCCCCTTTTTAAAGCCCTATTTGTAGAAACAAACCCTATACCGGTGAAACTTACCTTAAGTCTAATGGGATTAATTAAGAATGAACTAAGACTTCCACTTTATCCTGCAAAGGAAGAAAGCAGAAAAATTTTAGAAAAAACATTAAGGGAGTGTAATTTAATATGA
- a CDS encoding aspartate-semialdehyde dehydrogenase, whose product MVIGIVGATGEVGRTMIKVLEDFKIPVKKLKLFASNKSKGKFLEFNGKKIKVEELTEKSMKEKYDFLLFSAGKNISTHFAQIAANHGNIVIDNSSAFRMVPNIPLVVPEINGHLVKNYKGIIANPNCSTIQMVLSIHKIHEFLKIKEIYVSTYQAVSGAGHKALKEYLNQISGNNEKNVFPKQIAHNVIPVIGNILNDNFSEEEYKMINETKKILNDNSIKIYPTTVRVPVKYGHSESIIIRTEKKFKISQIKELLSKSENVIYTEDSTTPLDVEGKDIVYVSRLRKFDDYTFSIWNVADNIRVGAATNAIRILEVMRK is encoded by the coding sequence GTGGTAATAGGTATTGTGGGTGCAACCGGCGAAGTAGGCAGAACCATGATAAAAGTATTGGAAGACTTCAAAATACCCGTAAAAAAACTAAAATTATTTGCTTCTAATAAATCCAAGGGGAAGTTTCTTGAATTTAACGGCAAAAAAATAAAAGTAGAAGAATTAACAGAAAAATCAATGAAAGAAAAATATGACTTTCTTCTCTTTTCAGCAGGAAAAAATATCTCCACACATTTTGCACAAATTGCAGCCAATCATGGAAATATAGTAATTGATAATTCTTCAGCATTCAGAATGGTTCCAAACATTCCGCTTGTCGTCCCAGAAATAAATGGACATCTGGTAAAAAACTACAAAGGTATTATTGCAAATCCAAACTGTTCAACTATACAAATGGTTCTTTCAATACACAAAATTCATGAATTTTTAAAAATAAAGGAAATATATGTTTCAACTTATCAGGCTGTATCAGGTGCCGGACATAAAGCATTAAAAGAATATTTAAACCAAATTAGCGGTAATAACGAAAAAAATGTATTTCCAAAACAAATTGCTCACAATGTCATCCCCGTTATCGGAAACATATTAAACGACAATTTTTCTGAAGAAGAATACAAAATGATAAATGAAACCAAAAAAATATTAAACGACAACTCTATAAAAATATATCCTACAACCGTTCGGGTTCCTGTAAAATACGGACATTCTGAATCTATAATCATCAGAACCGAAAAAAAGTTTAAAATATCACAAATAAAGGAACTTCTTTCAAAATCGGAAAATGTAATATATACCGAAGATTCAACAACTCCTTTAGATGTAGAAGGAAAAGATATAGTATACGTTTCACGACTTAGAAAATTTGATGACTATACATTTTCAATATGGAACGTTGCAGACAACATAAGAGTGGGCGCAGCCACAAATGCGATTCGAATATTAGAGGTGATGAGAAAATGA
- a CDS encoding succinate--CoA ligase subunit alpha, whose amino-acid sequence MINGTERVCVQGITGKYGSFHTKKMLKYGTNIVCGVSKNTKIKEIEHVPVLHNMYDAVEKFSCDTSIVFVPAKFAKDAIFEAIDAGIKKIITITEHIPQMDMLEIYKYAKSKNVTFVGPNCPGIILPGVSKIGIMPENAFKPGDVAIISKSGTLMYEIANFISKKSTGIKIGIGLGGDPIIGTSVYEALLYVSKLNPRKIIIISEIGGNEEILDVERFLNKGYNSNIQFFFAGRTAPKGKRMGHAGAIVEGLEGTIEFKEKKLENLNIPVAKYIENLLG is encoded by the coding sequence ATGATAAATGGTACAGAAAGAGTATGTGTACAAGGTATAACTGGAAAGTATGGTAGTTTCCACACAAAAAAAATGTTAAAATACGGCACAAACATAGTATGTGGTGTCTCAAAAAATACAAAGATAAAAGAAATTGAACATGTTCCTGTTCTTCATAACATGTACGATGCTGTTGAAAAATTCAGTTGTGATACGAGTATTGTATTTGTACCGGCAAAATTTGCCAAAGACGCAATATTTGAAGCAATAGATGCGGGAATTAAAAAGATCATAACCATTACAGAACACATTCCACAAATGGATATGCTAGAAATATACAAATACGCAAAATCAAAAAATGTTACCTTTGTAGGTCCAAATTGTCCTGGAATTATTTTACCAGGTGTTTCTAAGATTGGAATAATGCCTGAAAACGCATTTAAACCAGGGGATGTTGCAATAATTTCCAAAAGTGGTACTCTAATGTATGAGATAGCAAACTTTATCTCAAAAAAATCAACAGGAATTAAAATTGGCATAGGATTAGGTGGAGATCCCATAATCGGCACAAGTGTTTACGAAGCACTTTTGTATGTTTCAAAACTTAATCCAAGAAAAATAATAATAATAAGCGAAATTGGTGGTAATGAAGAAATTTTAGACGTGGAAAGATTTCTAAATAAAGGGTACAATTCTAATATACAATTTTTCTTTGCTGGAAGAACAGCTCCAAAGGGAAAAAGAATGGGGCATGCTGGTGCAATTGTCGAAGGTTTAGAAGGTACAATAGAATTTAAAGAAAAAAAATTAGAAAATTTAAACATTCCAGTAGCAAAATACATAGAAAACTTATTGGGGTGA
- a CDS encoding 4-hydroxy-tetrahydrodipicolinate reductase — MKYGVIGYKGKMGRLITKLFNEKGHTSVLYVDKNSIKQTDIPEIIIDFSSKDALPHTIELCIKNSANLVIGTTGLSNEDISSLKDLSKKVAILQSYNFSFGINIIVEILEKFKTLFSDWDCEIFEIHHSEKKDKPSGTAFMLEKAINRKINITSARIGGIPGDHTILFANQGELISISHRAISREVFALGALKASEWLLSKKKGYYTFKDVIKEGLK; from the coding sequence ATGAAATATGGCGTTATAGGTTACAAAGGAAAAATGGGAAGACTAATAACCAAATTATTCAACGAGAAAGGACATACCTCTGTGTTATACGTGGACAAAAATAGTATAAAACAAACAGACATTCCTGAGATAATAATTGATTTCTCTTCAAAAGATGCGTTGCCACATACTATAGAACTCTGTATTAAAAATAGCGCTAACCTCGTCATTGGAACAACTGGTCTTTCAAATGAAGATATATCATCCTTAAAAGATCTTTCAAAAAAAGTTGCAATCTTACAATCATATAACTTTTCATTTGGAATAAATATAATTGTAGAAATTCTTGAAAAATTCAAAACACTTTTTAGTGATTGGGATTGTGAAATCTTTGAAATACACCATTCTGAGAAAAAAGACAAACCTTCTGGTACAGCCTTTATGCTTGAAAAAGCTATCAACAGAAAAATAAATATAACTTCCGCAAGAATAGGAGGAATACCTGGAGATCATACGATTTTATTTGCAAATCAAGGAGAATTAATTTCAATATCACATAGGGCAATTTCCAGAGAAGTATTTGCCCTTGGTGCACTCAAAGCTTCTGAATGGTTATTAAGTAAAAAGAAAGGTTATTATACCTTTAAAGACGTAATAAAGGAGGGATTAAAGTGA
- the dapD gene encoding 2,3,4,5-tetrahydropyridine-2,6-dicarboxylate N-acetyltransferase has product MNTQEIIDLISNSKKRTITKAYISGNLKDINFKSVEFVGTESFGIIFGDYEEIEKIVKNPAIKKFKTEIFSRNSAIPLANLTKYNARIEPGAIIRDMVEIGDGAVIMMGAVVNIGAQIGEKTMIDMNAVIGGRAIIGKNCHIGACAVIAGVIEPPSAKPVVIKDNVMIGANAVVLEGVEIGENSVVAAGAVVIDDVPPNSVVAGIPGKIIKKVDEKTKAKTQIVEGLRNMR; this is encoded by the coding sequence GTGAATACACAGGAAATAATAGATCTTATCTCTAATTCAAAGAAAAGGACCATTACAAAAGCATATATATCTGGTAACTTAAAAGACATAAATTTTAAAAGTGTTGAATTTGTAGGCACCGAATCATTTGGGATAATATTTGGAGACTACGAGGAAATAGAAAAAATTGTAAAAAATCCTGCAATAAAAAAATTCAAAACAGAAATCTTCTCAAGAAACTCAGCCATTCCTCTTGCAAATTTAACGAAATACAATGCAAGAATTGAACCAGGAGCAATAATAAGAGACATGGTAGAAATAGGTGACGGTGCAGTAATTATGATGGGAGCTGTAGTCAATATAGGTGCCCAAATCGGAGAGAAAACAATGATAGATATGAATGCCGTTATAGGAGGTAGGGCAATAATTGGGAAAAATTGTCACATAGGTGCCTGCGCTGTAATTGCCGGTGTAATAGAACCGCCAAGTGCAAAACCTGTAGTTATAAAAGATAACGTTATGATAGGCGCAAATGCAGTAGTTTTAGAAGGTGTAGAAATAGGTGAAAATAGCGTTGTTGCAGCTGGTGCTGTTGTAATAGATGATGTTCCTCCAAACTCAGTTGTCGCTGGAATTCCAGGAAAAATAATTAAAAAAGTTGATGAAAAAACAAAGGCAAAAACACAAATTGTTGAAGGTTTAAGAAATATGAGGTGA
- a CDS encoding aspartate aminotransferase family protein has translation MFISNTYNRFPIKIKKADGIWIFDDKGNKYLDTFSGIGVTSFGHCNEEISNAIIEKLQKYSHISNFFLDEDAIEVSERLVKETGKNGKVYFSNSGTEANEAALKAIKKTKKGAIISFFGNFHGRTIGSLSITGFPNIRSKFLPLLNNVIFLPFNDIKSFKDVFKKQEVSAVFVESIRGSGGLDTLTKEFANTIMEYKEKFDFILVTDEVQSGLGKTGEFFSYKHFNLEPDIITVAKSLGGGLPLGATIFTGNFSDIFSPGEHGSTFAPNPLALAASKVVLKKINQNLLLSVKEKGLYLKKQLLNIKNVNKVKGLGLMLGVKVDVKGDILKLALKENLLLNVVKNDTIRLLPPLNITYKEIDLMVSKLKKVLTSR, from the coding sequence ATGTTTATTTCAAATACATACAATAGATTTCCTATAAAAATTAAAAAGGCAGATGGGATATGGATTTTTGATGATAAAGGAAACAAATATCTTGATACTTTTTCCGGTATAGGTGTAACATCTTTTGGACACTGTAATGAAGAAATTTCTAATGCAATAATAGAAAAATTACAAAAATATAGTCATATATCAAATTTTTTCCTAGATGAAGATGCAATAGAAGTTTCAGAAAGATTGGTAAAAGAAACCGGTAAAAACGGAAAAGTATATTTTTCAAACTCAGGAACAGAAGCAAATGAAGCAGCACTAAAAGCTATTAAAAAAACAAAAAAGGGAGCTATAATCTCATTTTTTGGAAATTTTCACGGTAGAACAATAGGCTCTCTATCAATAACCGGTTTTCCAAATATAAGAAGTAAATTTTTACCATTACTTAACAATGTTATCTTTCTACCATTCAACGATATAAAATCATTTAAAGATGTTTTTAAAAAACAAGAAGTATCTGCTGTTTTTGTGGAAAGTATTAGGGGAAGTGGGGGACTTGATACATTAACAAAAGAATTTGCAAACACAATTATGGAATACAAAGAAAAATTTGATTTTATCTTGGTCACAGATGAAGTACAGAGTGGCCTTGGCAAAACTGGTGAATTTTTTTCGTACAAACACTTTAACTTAGAACCAGATATAATTACAGTTGCCAAGTCTCTTGGAGGGGGACTCCCTTTAGGTGCAACCATTTTTACAGGTAATTTTTCAGACATCTTCTCACCAGGAGAGCATGGTTCAACCTTTGCACCAAATCCACTTGCACTTGCTGCAAGTAAGGTTGTTTTAAAAAAAATAAACCAAAATTTATTACTTAGCGTAAAAGAAAAAGGATTGTATTTAAAAAAACAACTTCTAAATATTAAAAATGTAAATAAAGTAAAAGGTTTGGGGTTAATGTTAGGGGTTAAAGTAGATGTAAAAGGAGATATATTAAAATTAGCATTAAAAGAAAATCTATTGTTAAATGTAGTGAAAAACGATACAATTAGATTACTCCCACCTTTAAACATTACATATAAAGAAATAGACTTAATGGTTTCAAAGCTAAAAAAGGTTTTAACATCAAGATGA
- the dapF gene encoding diaminopimelate epimerase: MKKYTANGNSFVLFDISKTSISDNEKKKWVLENCKDRDGALFVEKRDGIYYMDYFNKDGSRAPFCGNGARVFFYYLQNEKKENVSKFLTDAGLVFGKIYNGKILIKMPKPSIAQKIKIENFSGYLLKVGVPHFVTFVDNVDKIMINNIGKKLRKKLNANINFVQKLSKNTIKVRTFERGVEGETLSCGSGSTASAIILNENKVKVITKGGILYVHILNDGFYLEGGVENV, from the coding sequence ATGAAAAAATACACTGCAAATGGTAATTCTTTTGTACTATTTGATATTTCAAAAACCAGTATTTCAGATAATGAAAAGAAAAAATGGGTTTTGGAAAACTGTAAAGATAGAGATGGTGCTTTATTCGTAGAGAAAAGAGATGGAATATATTATATGGATTATTTTAACAAAGATGGAAGTAGAGCACCATTTTGTGGGAACGGAGCAAGGGTTTTTTTTTATTATCTACAAAACGAAAAAAAAGAAAATGTATCAAAATTTCTAACCGATGCCGGATTAGTTTTTGGAAAAATATACAACGGAAAAATACTAATTAAAATGCCAAAGCCTTCTATTGCACAAAAAATAAAAATTGAAAACTTTAGCGGATATCTTCTAAAAGTAGGAGTACCACATTTTGTTACGTTTGTAGATAATGTAGACAAAATAATGATCAACAATATTGGAAAAAAACTAAGAAAAAAATTAAACGCAAACATTAATTTTGTACAAAAACTTTCAAAAAATACAATAAAAGTTAGGACATTTGAAAGAGGGGTTGAAGGAGAAACATTATCGTGTGGAAGTGGCTCAACGGCATCAGCGATTATATTAAATGAAAATAAAGTTAAAGTAATAACAAAAGGAGGCATATTATACGTACATATTTTAAATGATGGTTTTTACCTTGAGGGAGGTGTAGAAAATGTTTAG